The sequence AAAATGTAAATGCCTGGAAAAATAGAATGAATAAGCAGAAAGTAAAGTTTGATTGGAAATTTACCTTTAAGAAGGCGAAAATTAAGTTCCGGCTGGATGATTAAAATTCAGCCGGTCATGACACTAGTTTAAAAGGGACAAAGACAGAAAAGAATATCCTCACCGCATTTTGCGGAGAGTCACAGGCAAGAAACCGTTATACATACTATGTGAGCAAGGCTAAAAAAGAGGGCTTTGCTCAGGCTGCCTGGGTATTTGAAGAGACTGCAAATCAGGAAAAAGAGCATGCCAAACGGCTTTTTAAATTGCTTGAAGGCGGAGATGTTGAAATAGCAGCCGCTTTCCCTGCAGGGGTTATCGGCACAACTTCTGATAATCTGGCGGCAGCAGCAGCAGGTGAGCACCATGAGTGGACAGTGATGTATCCTGAGTTTGCTGTAACGGCAAGAGAAGAGGGATTTGATCAAATAGCTGTTATTTTCGAAGCCATTGCGGTTGCAGAAAAACAGCATGAGAAAAGATACCTTGGTCTTAAGAAAAATATTGATGCTGGAACAGTCTTCAAGAAAGACTCTTCAGTTGTATGGCGCTGCATGAACTGCGGTTATATTTACGAAGGTAAAAGCGCGCCGGAAGTATGTCCTGCATGTGCACATCCTCAGGCTTATTTTGAGCTTCTGGGTGAAAACTGGTAATTTTCCGCCCAGGTCTATTGTTCTATATCACCCGGGCTTTATATGAGATTCGGCAGGATGGAAAAGACAGGGCAGGAATAATATAGATTTTTATTAGGAGATAGATATGATAGCTGTAAATCAGGTATATAAATGTGATCACTGTGGTAATATTGTTGAAGTACTGACTGCGGGTGGTGGCGAACTTGTGTGTTGTGGTGACCCTATGAAACTGCAGGAAGAAAAAGCTGCTGATTCTTCAACCGAAAAGCATGTTCCTGTGATTGAAAAAATTGATGGCGGATTCAAGGTGACCGTCGGAAGTACACTGCATCCAATGACAGAAGAACACTCCATTCAGTGGATTGAGCTTATTGCTGACGGAAAAGTATACAGACAGAATCTCAAACCTGGAGATGCTCCTGTTGCAGAGTTCTGTGTAGAGGCTTCTGAAGTTTCTGCCAGAGAGTATTGCAATCTTCACGGCTTGTGGAAAGCCTAGTCACTTGCTAGTATAAAATGTCTTGTTTCAGGACGATTAATGACTATAATAAAAATTGAAGCACAAAGCTTCCGGAGGTAATGACAATGAAATATGTATGTGATGTTTGCGGTTATATTTATGATCCTGCAGATGGTGATCCCGATAACGGAGTAGCCGCAGGAACCGCATTTGCCGATATCGCCGAAGATTGGGTATGCCCTCTCTGTGGTGCTGAAAAATCCGATTTCTCTCCTAACGACTGATATCAGATTTAATCAAATATGGAAAAACCGTCCTTTTCAGGACGGTTTTTTTATTCTTTGTATTATACTCTTAGTAGCTACAGTATTAGAGAACAGGAGCTTATTATGGACTTTTATTCAGTACTGTCCCGCTATTATGATGAGGTTTTTCCCCTATCAGAAGAGTGCAGCGGGTTTGTACAAAAAAATATGAACAGCGGAGGAACCCTGCTGGATGCGGGATGCGGTACGGGTGAACTTGTTCTGCATCTGCAGAAAGAGGGGATTCAGGCCCATGGCTTTGATCTTGATGAGGGGATGATTCTAAGTGCAGCCTCTGCTGCCGCGGATGCCGGATTACCGGGTAATGATCTATTCAGAATCGCCAATCTGAGTGAAATGAAGAATCAGTATGAGGATAAATCCCAGGACGTTTTAAGCTGTCTGGGGAATACCCTGATACATATTCCCTTTAATGAGCAGTTCCAATTTCTGCAGGATACAGCGAAAGTACTGAAACCGGGGGGCCTTCTTATTCTGCAGATTCTCAACTACAACAATATCCTGCATGATGGTTTGAAGTTTCCTCTTATTGAGACGGAAAACTGTATTTTTAGACGGACATACGAAGCCCGGGAACTGGTAGGGGAACTTGACTTTGTTACAGAACTTGAAATAAAAAACAGCGGGGAGACATATACAAACAGTATTATTCATTATCCCCTTCTTCCCGAAACACTCATGGCTGCCTTAAGCATGTCAGGTTATTCCGGCTGGGAGACATTCGGGTCCTATGATGGCAGTCCTGCAGGGGAAGGGAAGCTTCCTCTGATTATTACGGCCCGCATTCCTGATTGAAAAGTCTGCTCAGGTCATCTGAAGGCTTTTCTGCGCACCCAACCTCAATAAGTGGTCACACACTACAATGGCTGCCATAGCCTCCATTACAGGGATTATACGGGGACAGATGATGGGGTCATGTCTGCCCTCTGTGATAATCTCGCATTCATCACCCTTCATATTGACCG comes from Oceanispirochaeta sp. M1 and encodes:
- the rbr gene encoding rubrerythrin, which codes for MLTAFCGESQARNRYTYYVSKAKKEGFAQAAWVFEETANQEKEHAKRLFKLLEGGDVEIAAAFPAGVIGTTSDNLAAAAAGEHHEWTVMYPEFAVTAREEGFDQIAVIFEAIAVAEKQHEKRYLGLKKNIDAGTVFKKDSSVVWRCMNCGYIYEGKSAPEVCPACAHPQAYFELLGENW
- a CDS encoding desulfoferrodoxin yields the protein MIAVNQVYKCDHCGNIVEVLTAGGGELVCCGDPMKLQEEKAADSSTEKHVPVIEKIDGGFKVTVGSTLHPMTEEHSIQWIELIADGKVYRQNLKPGDAPVAEFCVEASEVSAREYCNLHGLWKA
- the rd gene encoding rubredoxin, which gives rise to MKYVCDVCGYIYDPADGDPDNGVAAGTAFADIAEDWVCPLCGAEKSDFSPND
- a CDS encoding bifunctional 2-polyprenyl-6-hydroxyphenol methylase/3-demethylubiquinol 3-O-methyltransferase UbiG, which codes for MDFYSVLSRYYDEVFPLSEECSGFVQKNMNSGGTLLDAGCGTGELVLHLQKEGIQAHGFDLDEGMILSAASAAADAGLPGNDLFRIANLSEMKNQYEDKSQDVLSCLGNTLIHIPFNEQFQFLQDTAKVLKPGGLLILQILNYNNILHDGLKFPLIETENCIFRRTYEARELVGELDFVTELEIKNSGETYTNSIIHYPLLPETLMAALSMSGYSGWETFGSYDGSPAGEGKLPLIITARIPD